CTTTGTCCTTGTCCCATACCCAGTGAACGGGCTTTTGCGCTAACGATTCCAGCAGTTACAGTGGAGGTGAGTTGGAATGGATTACCGACAGCCAGTACCCATTCGCCGATTTTTAATTTATCGGAATCACCGAATACAATTGTCGGAAGATCTTTTGCATCTATTTTTATCAGTGCCAGGTCTGAATAAGGGTCGGCTCCGATAAGTTTGGCATTGAACGTACGATTATCGTTTAGGGTTACTTCCAATTCATCGGCTCCGTCGATGACATGATTATTGGTAACGATGTAACCGTCGTTCGATATGATTACACCCGAACCCATTCCTATACGCGGCTGTGGTTTCATGTTACCTCCTCCCCGTTGTCCGAAAAAGAATTCGAAGAAGGGATCTTGCTGCATATTAGGATATTGATTTTTTGAGGTAGAAGTGCTTTTTATACTTACGACGGCATTTACCGTACTTTCTGCCGCTTTGGTAAAATCGGTCTCTATTGCAGGCGAATGAGAAGTAATAGCATAACCGACAGGACGAGCAAAACCGCCGTCTATTTCGGTATTATTCTTCGTTGAGGCAAAGCCTGTATTATTCAGGAGTGAATATACGCCAATAGAGATACCCGAACTTACAATGGCTACAAGGATAAATCCAATTAGTTTTCTTCTGTAATTTTCCATAATTATTTTATTTCTTCAAATGTTAAAATATTGTCGTATTTAAATATTCGACACGTTAAAATTAATACAACATTCGTACGGTTATTCTTACATGTCATACTTTTTAGAAACTTTTAATAGCAACTGTATCAACTTAACAGCACTTAACTGATGATAGACGGTTCGGTGACATGCTTACCCGACATTTTGTCATATAACAGCTATTTTTTTAATATTCATTTTTTTATTCTGTCATGTAAAGGCGTAGTAACGTTCTTTTGTTGTTTTTAGTTGCATAATCGTTGACAATAAGTTATCTTTGCGTTATACAGCAGGGTAGTCTGTCGCCTGTGGTCTCACAGGAGGAAAGTCCGGGCAACACAGAGTACCATATTTCTTAACGGGAAGCTATCTGTGAAGGTAGAGTAATGTAACAGAAAATAACCGCCACTTTCGGGTGGTAAGGGTGAAAAGGTGAGGTAAGAGCTCACCGGTCTTTGCGGTAACGCGAAGAGCCGTACATCTTATGGGTTGTAAGGTTATGTATACCGACGTTGTAGGGCTACTCGTCCGATGTCGGGGGGTAAACCGCTGGAGCCTTGTGGTGACATAAGGCCTAGATAAATGACAGACGCCTTTTATTAGGTACAGAACCCGGCTTATCGCCCTGCTGTTTTCTTTTTTCTATAAATATTTCAGGAAAATGGCAAAGGTTTCTTGGATAGTCCGGTTAAGAATTAAATTCCGCCGTGCACTCAAATTTGTTTTGGAAGATATGTGGCGTATCACCGAGAATGAAGTCTCGGGAACTTTCAAACGTTTTATCAATCTTATCAAAATAATTTCTATTTCTGTCAGACGTTTTCAGGAAGATGATCTCATGTCGAAAGCTTCGGCTCTGACATATAGTACTGTTTTGGCAGTTGTACCTGCCTTGGCGGTTATTTTTGCCATCGCTAAAGGTTTTGGATTCCAAAATATTATCCAGAGCCAGCTTTTTGATTATTTACCGGCTCAAAAAGAGGCTTTGAGTCATGCTTTGGGGTTTGTCGATGCTTATTTGGCCGAGGCTCGTAACGGAGGTGTTTTTGTAGGTGTAGGTATCGTATTTCTTTTCTGGACAGTTATAAGTTTGATGGGAAACGTCGAAAATGTATTAAATGATATTTGGCAGGTAAAAAAAGACCGGTCTTTTTACCGGAAAATTACCGATTATACTTCGATGTTTATTATTTTGCCTATTCTTATGATCGCATCGAGCGGTTTGTCTCTTTTTATTTCATCGGGAATTAATAATAATTTGTATCTAAATTTTATCAGCCCTGTTGTAAGAGGATTGATTTCATTTAGCCCTTATTTTCTTACTTGTTTGCTTTTTACCGGTATATATATTTTGTTTCCCAATACAAAAGTGAAATTTTGGAATGCTTTTATTGCCGGTATTATTTGCGGATCGGCATTTCAGTTATTTCAATTTTTGTATATAAGTGGTCAGATATGGGTTTCAAAGTATAATGCTATTTATGGAAGCTTTGCTTTTCTCCCGTTATTTTTGCTGTGGATGCAGCTTTCATGGCTCATCTGTATATTCGGGGCGGTTCTTTCATTTTCCGCTCAGAATATTAATAATTATAATTTCGAGAGAGACACGAAAAACATAAGTCGCCGGTATAAAGATTTTTTTTCTATTCTTGTAGCGTCGGTGATAGTAAAGCGGTTCGAGCAGGGGAAAAAGGCGTTTACTCTCGAAGAAATATCTAATAATTATCATATTCCCATAAAGCTTACGGCACAGGTATTGCAATTATTAATGAATATAGGCGTTATTTCTGAAGCGGTAACCGATGATGAAAGAGTTATGGCCTACCAGCCTGCAATGGATATTAATTTAATTTCGGCGGGTTTGGTGTTATCCCGACTCGATAAACTGGGATCTGAAAATTTTAAGATAAACGAAGAAATAGAATATAAAGGACAGTGGGAGACATTATTACGATCGCGGGAACAAATGTATCACACTGCAGACGAAGTCCTTCTTAAAGATCTGGATGTTGTGTAAATGCTTTATTTCTCGTTTTATCTTTTTTCGAGTGATTTTAGCAGATCGGCTACAATAAAGGAACTGCCGCCAATGAATATAAAATCATCTTTGTCGCTTTCTTTCAGTGCAGCTTTATAAGCTGCTTCTACTGTAGGATATGCATTCCCCGAAAGCCCTATAGCTTTTGCTTTGTGTTTTATCTCTTCAGCGGGCATAGCTCTGGCAACACTGGCCTGGGTGAAATAATAAACTGCATTCTTGGGGAGCATTTGTAAAACCCCGTTAATGTCTTTGTCATTAACCATACCCAATACGATTCGCAAAATGCGATATTTTTGTTGTGATAATTGGTATACGATATATTGCATTCCACCTGTATTATGCCCTGTATCGCAAAAAACTTGTGGTGAATTATTTATTGCTTGCCATCTTCCTTGTAATCCGGTTAGAGATGTAATATGGGAAAAGCCTTCGTAAACGGCCTCTGGATGTATGTGATACCCCGATTTTATCAGTTGTTCGATTGCCGTTAATACGGTAGCCGCATTTTTTTCCTGACAGTATCCCCCTAATTCTCCATATAGATGAGGATAGGTGTCGTTTTCGAAAAACCATCCTCCGTTTTCGTTCAGAATACTCTTTTTTATCGGTTTTATTTCTTCGGCAAAAAAGATCGGAGCTCCGATCTTTTTTGCTTGTTTCTCGAAAACTTCTTTTACTTTTCCATTTGCTTCACCGATGATGACCGGAATATTTTTTTTCATAATTCCTGCTTTTTCAGTGGCGATTTGAGATAAAGTATCTCCCAAGAATTGCATGTGGTCGTAGCTGATGTTTGTGATAATACTCAGATCGGGGGAAATTATATTGGTGCTATCGAGTCTGCCGCCGAGACCTACTTCGATAATAGCTACGTCTATTTTACAAGAGGCAAAATACTCGAAAGCCATCATCATTGTGAGTTCGAAAAATGAAGGATGTATATAACGGGTCGGTTCCAGATGTTGACGGGTAAAATCCATAATAAATTCTTTGGATATCATTTCCCCGTTAACTCTTATTCTTTCTCTGAAATCGACTAAATGAGGCGATGTGTATAATCCTGTTTTATAGCCGCTCTGTTGTAATATAGCGGCAATTAAATGAGATGTAGAACCTTTTCCGTTGGTACCAGCAACATGTATAGTCCTGAATTTTCGATGGGGATGCCCGAAATATTCGTCGAGTGCTTCACTGTTTTGTAATCCGGGTTTGTAGGCGGCAGCTCCGATCTGTTGAAAAACAGGCAATTGTTTATATAAGTATGAAAGCGTTTCTTCGTAATTCATTTTTATTCTCGGTGATTAATATATGATATACCCTGCAATACCGGCAAGTACGATCACCCATATGGGATGTATCTTAGTATAACGAACCAGCAAAAACGATACGACTGCTATAAGTACGCTGGGTAAATAATCGGGGAAATTTTCTTTATTCATCAGTATAAGAGCAGCCGATGCTATAAGTCCTACGACGACGGGACGCAGGCCTGAAAATATACTTTGTATATATAGGTTATCCTTATGTTTCAGGAGTAAATGACTTACCAGAAGTACCAGGATAAATGACGGTAAACAAACGGCAGTTGTAGCCAATATCGATCCCCATATACTGCCGCCCGTAGCTACATAACCGATATAGGTAGCACTGTTTATGCCGATAGGGCCCGGTGTCATTTGTGAAATGGCGACGATGTCGGTAAATTCTTTTGAAGTGAGCCACGGAGCCGATTCTCCGTAATGCACTACTTCTACAGCTTCATGTTGTATTAGAGAAAGCATGGCATAGCCACCACCGAATCCGAATAGTCCGATCTTCAGATATGCCCAGAGTAAATTTAGATATACGATCATTTTCTATCGCTATTTATGATTCATTGATGTTTCCTCTTCTTATCGATATATCGATAATAAACTATTCCTCCTACCCCCCCGGCCAATACGAAATATACCGGTGAAATACCGCATAACCAGATTAGTAAAGCCACTCCAGCAGGTATCCATATATTTTTTATATTGATGCGGGCCGATTTTGCCGTAGTCAGTACTGGTGCTACGATAAGAGCTACAACAGCAGGGCGTATTCCTTTAAAAATACGTTCGATTACAGGGTTGTTATACGATTTTGAAAAGAACATCGCGATTAGCAGGATTAGAACAAAAGAGGGTAGGACAGTACCTAATGTTGCGATAATACTGCCTTTAGTTCCTCTTAGCTTATTTCCCACCATAATCGAGATATTTACAGCCAGAATTCCAGGTAATGACTGTGAAATCGCTAGGGCATCGAGAAATTCTTCTTTAGAAAGCCATTTATGCTTGTCGACCACTTCTTTTTCGATAATTGAGATCATGGCCCATCCTCCGCCGAAAGTGAAAGCTCCGATTTTAAAAAAAGTAAAAAACAGGTCCGGATATATACCCATATCTTATGTTTATTTATTTACATATCGTTTGGCAAAGTTATGTAAAAACAAACAAGAACGCAAAGAGTCTAATAAAACTCTTTAGCGTTCTTCTAAAATTATGCCGGACTAATAAAAATATAATCGGTATTTTACAGGGTAGAGGAAAATAAAAAAACTTATTTATATTTTTCTATTACCTCTTTTAATGTTCCCGCTTGCATGACGCCCGATTGGCGCCATAGGATTTCTCCTTTTTTAAAAACAATGAGAGTGGGTACTGATTGTATACCGTATTTAGCCGATATAGCGTTGTTTTTATCTACATCGATTTTCAGAATAGTAGCTGTATCGCCGATCATTTTCTTTAATTCTTCAAGAATCGGTTTCATAGCTTTACAAGGTCCGCACCATTCGGCAAAAAAGTCTACCAATACAGGTTTATTCGCAGATATTATTTCATCGAAATTATTCATAACATTTAAATTAATCGTTTATTCAGTTATAAATATAACATTTTTTTTGCTGAATAGTTGTATTATCTCTACAATTTTGCGGTATAGGAAGCATTCATATTTCGATTCTTCACAGTTATTTCTTTTTTCTTGACATAATGTGGTTATTAATGTTCTTAAAATGAGGTTTTAATGAAATCTACCATATTTTCTGTAAGAAAATAAAGTGTAAAAAATTTGCAGAAATCAAAAAAGTCACTACCTTTGCATCGCTTTCGAAAGGAAGTGAGATCTTTTTTAGGAGAGATGGCAGAGTGGTCGATCGCGACGGTCTTGAAAACCGCTGTACTGAGAGGTACCGGGGGTTCGAATCCCTCTCTCTCCGCAACAAACGCTGAAAATCAGCAGATTGCAAAACAAACACCCAGTTTTACACCCAAGAATGTAAAGTCTGGTGTTTTTGTTTTATTTAAGATAATACAACCACTACATAATAAAAGAGTAGCGATATTAAAAGAATCCGATGAGAAAAGACTAATATTTATCTATCCATTCACTTTGATTTTTCAGGACTTTACATCGTCCTGAAAGTATTTGTTATTGTATTCCAACGTCAGGAGTGGATTATAATACAAGTTTTTTGTGTGGATAGAATTTCGTTTTGCTTAATGTACGAAAGTACTTATCTATAAACGCATGAAATATTAGCACAATGAATCATTGGAAATCAACTTTGGCCGTGATAGGAATAGGCCAACTCATATCTATTTTAACAAGTACGATTGTTGGCTTCTCCATTATTTTTTGGATTAGCAACGAATTTAAATCCCCGACAGCTTTATCTCTGGCTATTTTAGCTGGATTTTTACCACAATTTGTATTAGGCTTGTTTACCGGGGTCTATGTTGACAGATGGAATCGAAAGAAAACGATGTTTTATTCGGACTTGTTCATCGCGTTCTGTACCCTATGTCTTTTTATTGTGATAACCAAGGGTTATAAAGACCTTTCTTTTTTTTATCTATTGACTGCTTGTCGTTCAATAGGCAGTACGTTTCATGCACCTGCTTTACAGGCAAGCATCCCTCTACTGGTTCCCAAGCACCATCTTGTCAGGGTATCAGGTTTGTACCATTCCATTCAATCCTTCAGTGAGGTGATAGCTCCCGTTGTAGGGGCAAGCCTCGTTGTTTGGCTTCCCATACAGTATATTCTGCTCATAGATGTGATCGGAGCTGTTGCTGCTTGTCTGACCTTACTTTGTGTCCAGATTCCTTCTCTTCAAAAAACGAAAGTTCTTCCAGATTTCAAAAAAGAACTGACGGAATGTTGGCATACCTTGCGGCGTACAATGGGCATTTTGCCTTTATTCGTATGCTTTACGCTGGTGACTTTTGTCCTTATGCCTGTTTTTACGTTATTTCCTTTTATGACGCTTCTGCATTTCAACGGAAACATTTTGCAAATGGGAGTTGTGGAAATGGGTTGGGGCTCAGGGGCATTGTTGGGCGGTTTAGTACTTGCCTGTAAGGCTTTGAAAAGCAAGCAAACATTAGTGATGCATACGGCTTATGTGATATTGGGATTGTATCTGATTAGCGCCAGTTATTTACCATCAAGCGCATTTATAGGTTTTGTTTGCCTAACATTTACAGGAGGCATAGCCTATTCCATTTACCATGCGCTTTTCATCGCTATTATTCAGCAGAACTTGGCTTCGGACATGCTTGGACGGACTTTTTCTCTCATCTTTAGTTTGAGTACCTTTCCATCAATGCTGGGTATCGTAGCTTCAGGATATTGGGTGGAAGCATGGGGTATCACATCCGTCTTTATGATCAGCGGATGGGTTATCTTTCTGATTGGAGTGGGTGCAAATTTTATTTCTTCAATCAAGCAGTTGGATAATTACGCATAGTATTATTTATTAAAGAATTATTATATGACAAAGAAAGAACACACTACGATTACAGAGTTATTTCAAGTTTTGGACTTGTTGGAAAGCCTGGACATGCAGTTTTGGTTGGATGGAGGCTGGGGAGTGGATGTCTTGTACGGACAGCAAACCCGCTTGCATAGAGATATTGACATTGATTTTGATGCCAATTATACAGACCAACTCCTTGGTCTTTTGCAGGAGAGAGGATATCAAATTGAAACAAATTGGTTGCCCACCCGTGTGGAACTGTATAGCAAAGAATTAGGCTATATTGATATCCATCCTTTTGTCTTGAATGCGGACGGCACTTCCAAACAAGCCGACTTGGATGGAGGCTGGTATGAATTTCAACCGGACTATTTTGGAACAGCAGTCTTTGAAGGCAGAAGCATCCCTTGCATTTCTGCAAAAGGGCAACAAGTATTCCATTCGGGCTACGATTTAAGAGAGAAGGATATTCACGATTTATCTATAATTAAACAATGTATAACAACAATGAGCCTAACAATTAGATAAGAACAAGAAAATGACAGAAAAACAAATTGTCTGGTATATCTTACTTACAGAAGTAAAGATAGACAGTGACACCCAGTCTGTCACATCCCTGAGTGTAGCTCCATTGGCAGTCTTGCCGGAATTCCAGCGTAAGGGAATTGGGGGGGGGATGTTGATTCAGTAAGCCCATCAGAGGGCAGCACTTTTGGGTTACGGCACAGCAGTCGTATTGGGGCATAAAGAGTATTATCCTCGATTTGGCTATCGCAAGGCTATCGATTTAGGAATTGAATTTCCTTTCGAAGTCTCTCATGAATATTGCATGGTGGCTGAATTAATACCTGGAGCTACTGAGAATGTGAAAGGTATGGTTTGTTATCCAACTGACTTTAAATAGTTTAACAAGTAAAATTCATTATATAACTCGGACTGGGTATTTCAATTTCCCAGTCCGTATTCTGATAGTACTTATTCAATTGGAAGATTGTGTTGCTTCAAGAATGAAAGTTTATCCCAATACCCTCTTTGAAAGACGATTTTGTTATCTTTTACATGAAAAAATCCGCATCCACGAAGTCCAAGAGAGTCTTTCCATTCCATGATAGCCCATTCGCCATCTTCAAAAATATTTTCCACCATACAAACCATTTTAGCAGTGGCAAATTCATTCACAAACATTTTGTAGATTGATTCTTTACCTATTATTGGTTCGTTTGCGACTTGATGATTTACTGCATTAGTAGCATACAGCTCTGCTATATGATAAGCATCTGCTTTGTTAAAGCAATCTATCCATTTTTCCAAAACTTCTTTAGGCTTCATTTTTTATAAATTCTTAGGATTTTGATTCTGTAATAAAAACAATCTGTTTGGATGCATAGATACTTGATTTTATTAATAATAGGCTATTCTATATTCTAAATCCTCTGGATTTTTGCTCTCTCTGCACCGAGTTACGTAGATTCTGCTGTAACTTTTCCCATTGTTCCTTAAACCATTGTACTATGGGTTGTCGGTTTATGGTCAGCATAAGCTTACCACTATCCATCGGATGTTTCTCAACCCTAAAAATATCATTCTTGATGTCAAATTTCCACCTGTGTTCTTCGGAATAAATTTTGCCACTACATTGTATGGATTCTTTCTTTGTCAAGAGGTTTTCTATCATGTCTTTGGTAAACCCGATAACAGCGCATAATTTTTCCATTCTCAACATCTCTTTGAACATGGGAAACCATTTGTGGGCTTTTTCAAGCAAGGTGCTCAATCGTGATATTTCCTTGTCTTTGGCTTCAAGTTCTTGATTATGTATTCTTTGAAGATTACGAATTTGTCTGCTATGCTGTTCCTGTATTTGTTGTATCTGAATTTTTAATTCATCAGTAGCTTTGTCCCGTTTGGTAATTTCCTGATGTAGCTGCTCGATGTGATGTTCCAGTTCTTTCAGCTTACCGCTTCCGAAAAGAGAACCTACACCGCTTGCTATGGCGGTAGCAGCATTGGTGGCTGTTTTCTTTAGTTTGTCCGTGCGTATCTCTGCTTTTACCTGTTTGAGTTCCTGTTCGGCAAGGCTTACTTGTTGTTCCTTGTGTCGCTTGGTTTCCTCTATACGTTGCAGTTCGGCTTTCTGCTTCTCTATGATAAAGTCGTTCCGTTCCAGATGTTCCTTGCCTGTTACAGCCTTTGATTGCCCACGCTCCATCAGCAGAATGTCGGATGCCAAGCTCTGCATTTCGGTCATATCCTCGTCATTGAGTTTGCGGCTCTTGCCTGTATCGTGATTCATCCAGTCGAATACGATATGGGCATGGTAATTCGGCTTGAACCACCTTTCGCCTACTTGGAAACTCTCCATGTCCTCCGGTGCAGGCTGACCGTTCAGCCAATGCCCCTCGTCCTTGTGCAGGAAGATTTGCAGCGGTGTAATGCCCCAGCGTTTTTGGCATTCTTCACCGAATTTACGCACATCTGTCAAAGTGGTGTCCGGCCTGATGAGCAATACTCCCTCACGGATGGGCGAACATCCCGCCACCTTGATAATCTTACCGTTCTTCCCTTTGCGTTTACGCTCCTTTTCCTGCATGGCACGGCCTGTCTTTTCCTTGACCATGCGCTTGATGTTCTCATAGTGCGCCTGCAATTCGAGATTGCCGAAATCGGAATTTATCCACTGTTCATTATCAGCTGTAAGTTCGGGCACGATGTAGATTTTGGACTTGCCGATGTTGCGCATATATTCGGCAGTCCTCCGGTTATGAGCCTCGCTTGATGTCACGTTGCAAGGCTTGATATGTATGCTTGATTTTGTTGCCATCTTTTCAATTTTTAATTCGGTTATTACTAATTTTGTTTGCTGCTTTCCGCTCATAACCGCAAGGGGTTCTTAGGGGCAACCCATAAGCGGAGTTTCCAAAGAGAGGGTCACTCTTTGGTCGGGTTGCATAGGGCTGAAAGCCCTTGCCGGGTTCTTAGGGCAGCGTCCTAAGCCCCTCGGGAGAGCCCACAACTACGCAAGCGAAGCGTGTAGTTATAGTGGGCTATAACCGGAAGCCTTTCGGTTTCTTGGATAACGTATCATTCCTCTTTCTGACGGATTGCATTTGCTCTTTTCCATCAGACATGCGCTTCTGCAAATACTCGTTCAGATCTTTGCATCCGCAGTAGATTTGGGAAGCGTCCCGTATATGCCGGATGCTGTCGTATTCCTTTCGGATTTGCTGCAAGGCTTCCATTCCTGCGCGGTCATTGTCAAAAAAGCAGTGGATGCGCTCATAGCTTCCCAACGGGTAGAGTGCCTTGGAAACATTGGCTACGGAGTTCAGCACCATGTAATCCTGCCTGTCGAAATCGGGGTATTGCGGGCAGCTTTCGAGCCGTAGGGTCAGAAAGGAAAGGTAGTCCATAAATCCCTCGAAAACGAAACAGGTGTTCTTCGGTTCTTGTTGCCGTATGTGTGTAATGTCTTTCGGAGCGATACACCCCTTAAAATATCGGTTGCGTATCTCATAGCCGCCCGATATGTTCGGAAACGCAATGGCGAAGTACTGCTTGTCGTTGTGCGTAAACCGAGCTTCCTTACATTCTCTTTTCGCCAGTGCCGGATTTATCCCCCTTTCCTGCAAGTAAGCGAGCAAGGCAGGAGAAGAAAGCGGCACGATTTCCAACTGTTGGAAACTCGGCTCCGTAAAGGACTGCTTGCGAAAAGAGAAAGAAACGGGGCGCACGTGCGGTGCCTGTTCCTCTATGCGTTTCAAAAGATACGGCACACTGTCCGTTGCATAGAGGTGCGAAGCCAGTGCGATGATGTTGCCGCCCTTGCCGAGTGCAAAATCATACCATTGGTTCCGCTCGGTATTCACCTTGAACGATGCTTCGGTTTCTTCCCTGAACGGCGATTTGTACCAAAGATTGATGCCCTGCCGCTTCACCGGGCTATATCCCAAGCTGTGAAGATACTCTTCCAGCCTGATTTGTTTTGCTGTCTGTATATCCATAAATGATTATCTTTATCGGTTATTGCTTGTTTTTCTTTTCGCCAGTACCTTTTCATATAGGTTACTGGTGTATAACCACTTCACTTTATTGTCGTATATATAGGATACGGCTTAAAGTGAAGCGGTTTGATGCACTCCTGTAACCACTTCGCTTTATCCTAATATATAGACCCTGAGAATAAAGTGAAGTGATTGCGAGGATTGGGCTAATAGTGGAAATCCGGTTCGTACCTGTACTTTCTGCCGTTTTCCTGCACTATCATCCGCTTGTTCTTTAACACTGTGATGAGTTTGACCAGCTTGTTGTCACTTAACGGAATGCCCACCAAGGCATACGACTCTTTCAGTGCTTTGCCCAGTTCCTTATATCCGTATTCGTCCTGTAACGAGAATGCGGCTTCCAGAGCTATCCGGTGCTGTTGCTCGGAAATGTCCTTGCAGGCATCAAACCTTTCACCTTGGGGTCTGCCGGGTGCTTTGGTTTCTGTCTGGTAGTTCTCCATCAGTTCAGGCAATGCCCTGTCATTGATGCGGAAGGCAAACGGCTCGAAGTCCATCGCACGGATGTGCATGGCGGAAACCTTGCTTATGTCCCCGTTGCTCTTGTCCTTTTCAACGAGCAGCACGGTTTCAGCCTTGTTGTTCAGCTCCGTGCCGATATGTCCCCTCGCGTTCTCATCCCCCTTGTTCTGATGGAGTATCGTGTGGATATGTATCTGCCTGTCGTCCGTCCACTGCATCAGCTTTGATATGATGCGTGTCGATTCACTGGGGCTGTTGATGTCATATACCATGTCACGGATGCCGTCTATTATCACCAGACCAAGGTTCGGCGTATGGTAGATTGCCTGTTCGACAATCCTTATGCGCTGCTCCGGCGTGTACTTCCGCAGGGCAAGGAATTCAAGGTTTTCGTTGTCCCTGTCATCGGGCAGCCCTGCCATACGCATGATGCGCTCCATCACATTCAGGCAGTGGTGGGGGCTTTGCTCCGTATCCACATAAAGCACTTTCCGTTTGGCTTCGGGAAGTTCAGCCGCATACCTGAGCACCGTGCCGTTTTTCAATGCCGCCGCCACGATAGCCGACACATTGAATGTCTTCTTGCTTTTGGCTTTGCCGATGGATGCGCTGAAATTTCCCAATGTGCCTATTACAGAACCTTTCACACTGAGGATTTCGGGGGCTTTCTCGTATTTTCCTGACAGGCTCAGCCGTGAGGCTTGCCAGAGGATTACCGCCTGTTCGTCCGATATTTCCCGGATGTCTTTCATATAGTCCATAGCGATTCCTCCCGTTATTTGCGTCCGCCTGTTTTCTTCCCTGCCAGTTCAAGGGCAAGTTCCGCATCCACGATAATCTTGCGCCCAATCTGGGTGATGGCCTTGTCTATCTTCCCGCTTTTCTTTATGCGGTTGGCGGTGGGCAGGCTGCACCCGAACAGTTTGGCTATGCCGAGTATGCCGTACACATATTTCCTGCTTGTGTCCGTTACGGGCTGCGGCTGCGTTTCCGGCTGACCGGATGCGTGCCTGCTTAACATTATAAACTCTTCGCCTGTCATCTGCCAGACGGGTTTGGATAATAATTCTTGGATATTTGTCATAGTCCAATCTAATTAGTCGTTAAACAATCAGCCCTGCGCACTGGCTGTTATTTCTGTTCTCGAACGATGCAAAATTAGATATGGATACGGGTGGTAAGGATGGGGATAATATAATCGAATATCGCTGTATCTTATTGAATATCAGAAAATAAAAATACCACTCAAAAATGAATTTGAGTGGT
Above is a genomic segment from Coprobacter tertius containing:
- a CDS encoding mobilization protein; translation: MATKSSIHIKPCNVTSSEAHNRRTAEYMRNIGKSKIYIVPELTADNEQWINSDFGNLELQAHYENIKRMVKEKTGRAMQEKERKRKGKNGKIIKVAGCSPIREGVLLIRPDTTLTDVRKFGEECQKRWGITPLQIFLHKDEGHWLNGQPAPEDMESFQVGERWFKPNYHAHIVFDWMNHDTGKSRKLNDEDMTEMQSLASDILLMERGQSKAVTGKEHLERNDFIIEKQKAELQRIEETKRHKEQQVSLAEQELKQVKAEIRTDKLKKTATNAATAIASGVGSLFGSGKLKELEHHIEQLHQEITKRDKATDELKIQIQQIQEQHSRQIRNLQRIHNQELEAKDKEISRLSTLLEKAHKWFPMFKEMLRMEKLCAVIGFTKDMIENLLTKKESIQCSGKIYSEEHRWKFDIKNDIFRVEKHPMDSGKLMLTINRQPIVQWFKEQWEKLQQNLRNSVQREQKSRGFRI
- a CDS encoding toprim domain-containing protein, encoding MDIQTAKQIRLEEYLHSLGYSPVKRQGINLWYKSPFREETEASFKVNTERNQWYDFALGKGGNIIALASHLYATDSVPYLLKRIEEQAPHVRPVSFSFRKQSFTEPSFQQLEIVPLSSPALLAYLQERGINPALAKRECKEARFTHNDKQYFAIAFPNISGGYEIRNRYFKGCIAPKDITHIRQQEPKNTCFVFEGFMDYLSFLTLRLESCPQYPDFDRQDYMVLNSVANVSKALYPLGSYERIHCFFDNDRAGMEALQQIRKEYDSIRHIRDASQIYCGCKDLNEYLQKRMSDGKEQMQSVRKRNDTLSKKPKGFRL
- a CDS encoding AAA family ATPase, giving the protein MDYMKDIREISDEQAVILWQASRLSLSGKYEKAPEILSVKGSVIGTLGNFSASIGKAKSKKTFNVSAIVAAALKNGTVLRYAAELPEAKRKVLYVDTEQSPHHCLNVMERIMRMAGLPDDRDNENLEFLALRKYTPEQRIRIVEQAIYHTPNLGLVIIDGIRDMVYDINSPSESTRIISKLMQWTDDRQIHIHTILHQNKGDENARGHIGTELNNKAETVLLVEKDKSNGDISKVSAMHIRAMDFEPFAFRINDRALPELMENYQTETKAPGRPQGERFDACKDISEQQHRIALEAAFSLQDEYGYKELGKALKESYALVGIPLSDNKLVKLITVLKNKRMIVQENGRKYRYEPDFHY
- a CDS encoding DUF3853 family protein, with the translated sequence MTNIQELLSKPVWQMTGEEFIMLSRHASGQPETQPQPVTDTSRKYVYGILGIAKLFGCSLPTANRIKKSGKIDKAITQIGRKIIVDAELALELAGKKTGGRK